A single window of Treponema denticola ATCC 35405 DNA harbors:
- a CDS encoding sugar phosphate isomerase/epimerase family protein yields MKNKLIKAVRTIADFDLNLFNELNLGLELQDFTEPCLTDSEIYSLLNEYEKKLPSLKGIKSMHGSFIDLNIASFNRDIAAYSRKMYKRDLFFAKLLNLDFIIFHTQIMPWFKEDFKFDLFLKSNAEFFNEAVENSGFKGCVVLENVCEKDSSLTAKLIEAVALPQVKLNLDWGHALISGEKIESWFSNNQKHIAYMHLHSNDGKNDLHNPVSKEDFAKLSDLLEKYGLNCPICLEYWDIDIKKEMERISLF; encoded by the coding sequence AATTTAGGACTTGAACTTCAAGATTTTACCGAGCCCTGTTTAACCGACTCGGAGATATACTCTCTTTTAAACGAATACGAAAAAAAGCTGCCCTCTTTAAAAGGAATAAAATCCATGCACGGCAGCTTTATCGATTTAAATATAGCTTCTTTTAATAGGGACATAGCCGCTTACAGCAGAAAAATGTACAAGAGGGATTTATTTTTTGCAAAGCTCTTGAACCTTGATTTTATAATTTTTCATACTCAGATTATGCCTTGGTTTAAGGAAGATTTTAAATTCGATTTATTTTTAAAAAGCAATGCGGAATTTTTTAACGAGGCCGTAGAAAATTCCGGCTTTAAGGGCTGTGTGGTTTTAGAAAACGTCTGCGAAAAAGACAGCAGCCTCACTGCAAAACTTATAGAAGCCGTCGCCCTGCCTCAAGTAAAATTAAACCTCGATTGGGGACATGCCCTAATTTCAGGCGAAAAAATCGAAAGCTGGTTTTCCAATAATCAAAAACACATAGCCTACATGCATCTCCATTCCAATGACGGAAAAAACGATCTACACAACCCCGTTTCAAAAGAAGACTTTGCAAAGCTGTCCGACCTGTTAGAAAAATACGGACTCAACTGTCCCATCTGCTTGGAATATTGGGACATCGATATAAAAAAAGAAATGGAAAGGATATCCTTATTTTAA
- a CDS encoding cytidine deaminase, translating to MEISSQLENLFKTALEAAKKAYAPYSNFHVGAAILLEDGSIVTGVNIENRSYGLTNCAERTAIFKAVSEGKTDFKAIAIATPDADYPVSPCGACRQVISEFMGGDTPVIFGSSLDNVVLTDVKGIYPFDALHELKK from the coding sequence ATGGAAATTTCAAGTCAGTTAGAAAATTTATTCAAAACAGCCCTTGAGGCTGCAAAGAAAGCCTATGCCCCCTACTCCAATTTTCATGTGGGAGCGGCTATTTTGTTGGAAGACGGTTCAATTGTCACAGGAGTGAACATAGAAAACCGCTCGTATGGACTTACAAACTGTGCAGAGCGGACCGCAATATTTAAAGCGGTTTCTGAAGGAAAAACGGATTTTAAGGCCATCGCCATTGCAACGCCCGATGCGGACTATCCCGTAAGCCCCTGCGGAGCCTGCAGGCAGGTTATTTCGGAATTTATGGGCGGAGATACGCCGGTAATCTTCGGCTCCTCGCTTGATAATGTAGTGTTGACGGATGTTAAAGGAATCTATCCCTTTGATGCCCTGCATGAATTAAAAAAATGA
- a CDS encoding DUF4469 domain-containing protein, with protein MLKYSLKTETANIGPCIMGVSDKQNGTITIDSVMEILGSRLKFDPKDAGQGVLAVSGSKTVRCASVIENKSGRLIVLLNQVFRQADNGYITN; from the coding sequence ATGTTGAAGTATTCACTAAAAACCGAGACGGCAAATATCGGCCCGTGCATAATGGGCGTTTCGGACAAACAGAACGGCACCATCACAATAGACTCGGTCATGGAAATACTCGGCAGCCGCTTAAAATTCGACCCGAAAGATGCGGGTCAAGGAGTATTAGCCGTCTCGGGCTCCAAAACCGTCCGCTGTGCTTCGGTCATAGAAAATAAATCCGGCCGCCTTATAGTCCTTTTGAATCAAGTGTTCCGGCAGGCGGATAATGGGTACATTACCAATTAA
- a CDS encoding Rpn family recombination-promoting nuclease/putative transposase has protein sequence MSMSNRKYKDSVFVDLFSEDEKAKENFLSLYNALHGTNLPLSSPVENIRLENVMYMNIINDVSCLVDGKIIILAEHQSTINENMPLRFLEYIARLYEKLQAPTDRYLRKLSKIPTPEFYVFYNGKEDYPETTTLKLSDAFITKPESIPLELTVQVLNINTDKANKILTACKPLEEYSLFVEEVRNQTQLDPENGFTNAVKICIEKGILKEYLQRKSREVINMLVAEYDYDTDIAVQRSEERQIAFAQGEEKGTYQTKLETAKLMKEENCEISFIQKMTGLSKEEIEKL, from the coding sequence ATGAGTATGTCAAACAGAAAATATAAAGACTCGGTTTTTGTAGACTTGTTCAGTGAGGACGAAAAAGCAAAAGAAAATTTCTTATCTCTTTACAACGCCTTGCACGGTACAAACCTTCCGCTTTCGTCTCCGGTCGAAAATATAAGGCTTGAAAATGTCATGTACATGAATATTATCAACGATGTTTCCTGCCTTGTAGATGGTAAAATCATCATTCTTGCAGAACATCAATCTACCATAAACGAAAATATGCCCCTGCGTTTTTTAGAATACATCGCTCGGCTTTATGAAAAACTGCAAGCTCCCACAGACAGATATTTAAGAAAGCTGTCAAAAATACCCACACCTGAATTCTACGTTTTCTATAACGGCAAGGAAGATTATCCTGAAACTACAACATTAAAGCTATCCGATGCGTTCATCACAAAACCAGAGTCAATTCCGCTGGAATTGACAGTGCAAGTCTTAAACATTAACACTGATAAGGCAAACAAAATCCTAACAGCGTGCAAACCGCTTGAAGAATACAGCCTCTTTGTTGAAGAGGTAAGAAATCAAACACAACTCGATCCGGAAAATGGCTTTACCAATGCTGTAAAGATATGTATAGAAAAAGGCATCTTAAAAGAATACTTACAGAGAAAATCACGGGAGGTAATAAACATGTTAGTAGCCGAATACGATTATGATACGGACATTGCAGTGCAGAGATCTGAAGAAAGACAAATAGCTTTTGCCCAAGGTGAAGAAAAAGGCACATACCAAACAAAGCTTGAAACGGCAAAACTAATGAAAGAGGAAAATTGTGAGATTTCCTTTATACAAAAGATGACCGGTCTTTCCAAAGAAGAAATCGAAAAACTTTAG
- a CDS encoding helix-turn-helix transcriptional regulator encodes MRKFFTVNRIMYASAFFVLCVALVMNITTQVPLAGFIPVVRWIDVAVNAVAAGLCVFLFIKPGCKMISYLLFFIEGGITAHMGFVGIGTLLFTAGCVIVFVNGDFKTRYKEKIAALCLYWILITIGLYFSFNIKMAIFEIALTLFHFGLLVCLYKKLESKLSFLLPVEEIISPEIPLPVKGSVLRLSDYGISERQKFFIQGTVNGGKTYEELAAEYHVSTSVVKKDMAAACRLLGVTNKEDLRILLLQYKIE; translated from the coding sequence ATGAGAAAGTTTTTTACCGTAAACCGTATTATGTATGCATCCGCTTTTTTTGTGTTGTGTGTTGCACTCGTGATGAATATTACCACGCAAGTTCCGCTTGCCGGCTTTATTCCTGTTGTGCGATGGATTGATGTTGCCGTTAATGCGGTTGCCGCCGGTTTGTGTGTCTTTTTGTTTATAAAACCGGGCTGCAAAATGATTTCGTATCTATTGTTTTTTATTGAAGGCGGGATTACCGCTCATATGGGTTTTGTCGGTATAGGCACCCTCCTTTTTACTGCAGGCTGTGTTATAGTTTTTGTAAACGGAGATTTTAAAACCCGCTATAAAGAAAAGATTGCGGCACTATGTTTGTACTGGATACTCATTACGATAGGTCTTTATTTTTCGTTTAATATAAAAATGGCGATATTCGAAATTGCACTTACGCTTTTTCACTTCGGGCTTCTGGTCTGTCTTTATAAAAAGCTGGAATCAAAGCTATCCTTTCTTTTGCCTGTTGAAGAAATTATTAGTCCTGAAATTCCGCTCCCTGTTAAGGGCTCAGTCTTACGCTTGTCGGACTACGGCATTTCGGAGCGGCAAAAGTTTTTTATTCAAGGCACAGTCAACGGCGGAAAAACATACGAAGAGCTCGCTGCCGAATATCACGTAAGTACTTCGGTTGTAAAAAAAGATATGGCAGCAGCATGCCGTCTTTTAGGTGTAACAAACAAAGAAGATTTGAGGATTTTGCTGCTGCAGTATAAAATTGAGTAA
- the rpsD gene encoding 30S ribosomal protein S4, translated as MAIKQPKGKTVRRLGVNIYGNPKYDKLLDRKPNGPGKERGARKRGKTSVYGEQLKEKQKFRFAYGISERQFRNLYKKASRMPGVTGDNMISLMEQRLDNTIYRMGFAISRAQARQMVTHAYFFINGKPVNIPSMCVSVNDVITTKNKKGIQNLIRHNMSTSQSARGSWLTIDDEKLSATVNILPVTTDIQPVGNIQNVVEYYSRNA; from the coding sequence ATGGCGATTAAACAGCCTAAGGGAAAAACAGTTAGACGACTCGGCGTTAATATTTACGGCAACCCAAAATATGACAAACTTTTGGATCGCAAGCCGAATGGTCCCGGAAAAGAACGCGGCGCAAGAAAACGGGGCAAGACTTCTGTTTATGGTGAACAATTAAAGGAAAAACAAAAATTCAGATTTGCTTATGGAATTTCGGAACGGCAGTTTAGGAATCTATATAAAAAAGCAAGCCGAATGCCCGGTGTTACCGGTGACAATATGATTTCCTTGATGGAACAGCGTTTGGATAATACGATTTATCGAATGGGCTTTGCTATCAGCCGTGCACAGGCCAGACAAATGGTCACGCATGCTTATTTCTTTATTAACGGAAAGCCCGTAAACATTCCCTCGATGTGCGTAAGTGTAAACGATGTTATTACAACAAAAAATAAAAAAGGTATTCAAAACCTTATCCGTCATAATATGAGCACTTCTCAAAGTGCGAGAGGTTCTTGGCTCACAATTGATGACGAAAAACTTTCTGCAACGGTAAATATTTTACCTGTTACTACGGATATTCAGCCCGTAGGAAATATCCAGAACGTTGTTGAATACTATTCAAGAAATGCTTAA
- a CDS encoding ABC transporter permease: MSKLKIRFKDFNIAENNFIISFSAVLLGLIAGAVFIAVSGTNPFSAFSYLFRGGLMNIERIGNTLATATILLFVGLSVSFAFKTGLFNIGASGQMLIGGLFATFIALNSSMPRPVLLLVLIIAAMIGGAFWAALPGLLKAVFNVHEVVSTIMMNWIAYWIVYYSVQGYLKAEFIETESRSIAVEHTLRAGWLSNLFGSEYINYGIFLGILGIILVKIILDKTTLGFELKAAGYNKSGAEYAGIKVNRNIIFSMMIAGALSGLAGLTYYAGYSLNMQIGVLPSQGFDGIAVALLGAGNSIGVALSSIFFGILHVGKGFMSANTNVPPEIADTIIAVIIYFTATSLLLKKFWSKIQKNKEKTVKEAN, translated from the coding sequence ATGAGTAAGCTTAAAATACGATTTAAAGACTTTAACATAGCCGAAAACAATTTTATTATCAGTTTTTCCGCTGTTTTACTCGGCCTTATTGCCGGTGCTGTTTTTATAGCTGTTTCGGGAACAAATCCGTTTTCGGCCTTTTCTTACCTTTTCCGGGGCGGCCTAATGAATATAGAGCGTATAGGAAACACCCTTGCAACGGCTACGATTCTTTTGTTTGTAGGACTTTCGGTCAGCTTTGCTTTTAAAACGGGGCTTTTTAATATCGGTGCCTCAGGACAGATGCTCATTGGAGGCCTTTTTGCAACCTTTATAGCCTTAAACAGCTCAATGCCGCGTCCGGTTTTATTGCTTGTTTTGATAATAGCCGCAATGATAGGAGGAGCCTTTTGGGCCGCTTTGCCCGGTCTTTTAAAAGCCGTATTCAATGTACATGAGGTCGTTTCTACCATAATGATGAACTGGATAGCCTATTGGATAGTTTATTATTCGGTTCAAGGCTATCTAAAGGCCGAATTTATCGAGACCGAAAGCCGCTCCATCGCTGTAGAACACACCCTGAGGGCAGGGTGGCTGAGTAATCTCTTCGGAAGCGAGTATATAAATTACGGCATATTTTTAGGTATTTTAGGAATTATCCTTGTAAAAATAATATTGGATAAAACGACTCTGGGTTTTGAGCTAAAGGCTGCAGGATATAATAAGAGCGGAGCGGAATATGCAGGCATCAAGGTAAACAGAAATATTATCTTTTCTATGATGATTGCCGGAGCTCTTTCAGGTCTTGCCGGTTTAACCTATTATGCCGGTTATTCCCTTAATATGCAGATCGGTGTTTTACCCTCTCAAGGTTTTGACGGAATAGCCGTTGCTCTTTTAGGCGCTGGAAATTCGATAGGTGTTGCTTTAAGCTCCATCTTTTTCGGTATTCTCCATGTGGGAAAGGGCTTTATGAGCGCCAACACAAATGTTCCGCCCGAAATAGCCGATACCATCATTGCAGTTATCATTTATTTTACGGCTACAAGTTTATTGTTAAAGAAATTTTGGTCTAAAATCCAAAAAAATAAGGAAAAAACCGTCAAGGAGGCGAACTAA
- a CDS encoding ABC transporter ATP-binding protein → MSHSDYVIEMRNIRKEFPGIVANDDISLCVKQGEIHAILGENGAGKSTLMSILFGLYHADRGEIYVKGNKVKINSPNDANDLGIGMVHQHFKLIHNFTVTENIILGKEGGFILNEKEAEKRIKELSDKYGLFIEPDALISNITVGMQQRVEILKMLYRNADILIFDEPTAVLTPQEINELMQIMRNLAAEGKAIILITHKLQEILDVADKCTIIRRGKLIDVVDVASTTKNELASKMVGRPVDFKVPKGPSNPGKPILEIKNLNVLKEKKLPAVRDFSLEVRAGEIVGIAGVDGNGQSELVYALSGLMPVESGSILLDGKDITNFSVRKRAESGLGHVPEDRQKHGLILQYSIAENMVIKSYYTQNFQKHGFLNKEKIKSFAQKISEIFDVRSGSGIESKAGNLSGGNQQKAILGREITLDPPLLIAVNPTRGLDVGAIESIHKELVKHRDNGRAVLLISFELDEIFNLSDRIAVMHRGSLSGIVRPEETTAEEVGLMMAGMGGKNE, encoded by the coding sequence TTGTCCCATAGTGATTATGTGATTGAAATGAGAAATATCCGCAAGGAATTTCCCGGAATCGTGGCAAACGATGATATAAGCCTATGCGTTAAACAGGGAGAAATACACGCCATTTTGGGAGAAAACGGAGCGGGGAAATCTACCCTGATGAGTATCCTCTTCGGTCTTTACCATGCCGATAGAGGAGAAATCTATGTAAAGGGAAACAAGGTAAAAATAAACAGCCCCAACGATGCAAACGATCTGGGGATAGGAATGGTGCATCAGCATTTTAAGCTCATTCATAATTTTACCGTAACAGAAAATATCATTTTGGGTAAAGAAGGCGGTTTTATCCTAAACGAAAAAGAAGCCGAAAAGCGAATAAAAGAGTTAAGCGATAAATACGGTCTTTTTATTGAACCTGATGCTCTTATAAGCAATATCACTGTAGGTATGCAGCAAAGGGTTGAAATATTAAAAATGCTTTACAGGAATGCCGACATCCTAATCTTCGATGAACCTACGGCAGTTTTAACCCCTCAAGAAATAAACGAACTTATGCAGATTATGCGGAACCTTGCCGCAGAAGGTAAGGCCATAATTCTTATTACCCATAAATTACAGGAAATTTTGGATGTAGCCGACAAGTGTACGATTATACGGCGTGGAAAATTAATAGATGTTGTCGATGTAGCTTCTACAACCAAAAATGAACTTGCCTCCAAGATGGTTGGCCGTCCCGTAGACTTTAAGGTTCCGAAAGGGCCTTCAAATCCGGGAAAGCCGATTCTTGAAATTAAAAACTTAAACGTATTAAAAGAAAAAAAACTGCCTGCCGTAAGAGATTTTTCTCTTGAGGTTAGGGCAGGGGAAATCGTAGGCATAGCCGGCGTAGACGGAAACGGTCAAAGCGAGCTTGTTTATGCCCTTTCAGGACTCATGCCTGTCGAGTCCGGCAGTATACTTTTAGACGGAAAAGATATTACAAACTTTTCCGTAAGAAAAAGAGCAGAATCGGGCTTAGGCCATGTTCCTGAAGACAGGCAAAAACACGGTCTTATTTTGCAATATTCTATTGCCGAAAACATGGTCATAAAATCCTATTACACACAAAACTTCCAAAAACACGGTTTTTTAAATAAGGAAAAAATAAAAAGTTTTGCCCAAAAAATCAGCGAAATCTTCGATGTCCGCTCCGGTTCCGGGATAGAATCCAAGGCGGGGAATTTAAGCGGTGGCAATCAGCAGAAGGCCATTTTAGGAAGAGAAATTACCCTTGATCCGCCTCTTTTAATAGCGGTAAACCCGACACGCGGGCTTGATGTAGGAGCTATAGAATCTATCCACAAGGAACTGGTAAAACACAGGGATAACGGAAGAGCTGTTCTTTTAATTTCCTTTGAACTTGACGAAATATTTAACCTTTCAGATAGGATAGCAGTCATGCACAGGGGCTCTTTAAGCGGAATTGTACGCCCTGAAGAAACTACTGCCGAAGAAGTTGGGCTTATGATGGCCGGTATGGGAGGAAAAAATGAGTAA
- a CDS encoding BMP family lipoprotein, with protein sequence MKNIVKIFIGCLLILGVLTSCSKEEGKKALMVGMVTDAGTIDDKSFNQGTWEGIKKAESDLGVKVKYLKPVGTTEADYIKEISNLYDSGYKFIICPGFKFETAVFKAQSKYKDAKFIIIDGNAHPADAYDAQNGPNTIGISFLENEAGFLAGVAAALQQKTGNFGFIGGMEIPAVQKFNWGWQQGIKYANENLGTQIEIYPENFIYQGGFSDIAAGQQIAASMYDRGVTVIHAAAGGVGVGVINEAKTRTQAGKKVWVVGVDVDQYAEGVIADGSSIILTSAMKYLDKASYDMIKEELNGTFAGGRSLLFSVKENGVGIPAKNPNLSDDVQQKVNEIYQKIKNGEIVVSATQGDLFK encoded by the coding sequence ATGAAGAATATTGTTAAAATTTTCATCGGTTGTCTTCTAATTCTTGGAGTGCTGACTTCTTGCAGCAAAGAAGAAGGCAAAAAGGCTTTGATGGTCGGTATGGTTACGGATGCCGGAACCATAGACGATAAATCCTTTAACCAAGGAACTTGGGAAGGTATTAAAAAAGCCGAAAGTGATCTTGGTGTAAAGGTTAAATATTTAAAACCTGTCGGAACAACCGAAGCCGACTACATCAAAGAAATCTCAAACCTATATGATTCAGGATATAAATTTATTATTTGTCCCGGATTTAAATTTGAGACGGCCGTATTTAAGGCCCAGTCCAAGTACAAAGATGCAAAATTTATCATAATCGACGGAAATGCTCATCCTGCCGATGCATATGATGCCCAAAACGGACCTAATACAATCGGAATCAGCTTTTTAGAAAATGAAGCCGGTTTCTTGGCCGGTGTTGCCGCTGCTTTGCAGCAAAAAACCGGAAATTTCGGCTTTATCGGCGGTATGGAAATCCCTGCAGTACAAAAATTTAACTGGGGATGGCAGCAAGGTATTAAGTATGCAAACGAAAACCTCGGTACCCAAATTGAGATTTATCCTGAAAACTTCATATATCAGGGCGGATTTTCCGACATTGCAGCAGGTCAGCAGATTGCTGCTTCTATGTATGACAGGGGCGTTACCGTAATCCATGCTGCAGCCGGAGGTGTTGGTGTAGGCGTTATAAATGAAGCAAAAACCAGAACTCAGGCAGGAAAAAAAGTTTGGGTAGTAGGTGTTGACGTTGATCAATATGCAGAAGGAGTCATAGCAGACGGTTCTTCTATAATTCTTACATCTGCAATGAAGTATCTTGACAAGGCTTCTTATGACATGATTAAAGAAGAATTGAACGGAACATTCGCCGGCGGACGCTCATTATTGTTCTCTGTAAAAGAAAACGGCGTAGGAATTCCTGCTAAGAATCCTAACCTTTCCGATGATGTACAGCAAAAGGTAAACGAAATTTATCAAAAAATAAAGAACGGTGAGATTGTAGTAAGTGCAACTCAAGGCGATTTATTTAAATAA
- a CDS encoding ribonuclease Z — protein sequence MNLEAFILGCGGMMPLPYRHLTSVLLRREGDLFLFDCGEGTQVALRRLNLRWKRINAIFISHTHADHITGLPGLLMLSSQVDREEPLYIIGPPKVAEYVETSRKVLDMYINYEIIVKEIREPGVVYSTEEFQVRSFWLDHTKPCMGYTFEEFERPGEFNPEAARALNVPCGPLWSKLQGGNEVVSADGKTIRPQDVMGPKRKGRKFSFVTDTKYLPSIAQEVKYSDFFVCEGMFEKGMEKDAAEKKHMTCTQAAQIAKDAEVKKMALIHYSPRYTDNELKVLLDHAREVFPETILSKDRMNIQLEYED from the coding sequence ATGAATCTTGAAGCTTTTATTTTAGGCTGCGGCGGAATGATGCCGCTTCCATATAGACATTTAACATCGGTTTTGCTTCGCCGTGAGGGCGATTTGTTTTTGTTTGATTGCGGAGAGGGTACTCAGGTTGCCCTGCGCCGCCTAAACTTGCGCTGGAAAAGAATCAATGCTATTTTTATAAGCCATACCCATGCCGACCATATAACGGGTCTTCCGGGACTTCTGATGCTTTCATCCCAAGTTGACAGGGAGGAACCTCTTTACATAATAGGTCCTCCAAAGGTTGCCGAATATGTGGAAACCAGCCGGAAAGTTTTAGATATGTATATTAATTATGAAATTATCGTAAAAGAAATAAGGGAACCGGGAGTCGTTTATTCTACCGAGGAATTTCAGGTACGTTCTTTTTGGCTGGATCATACAAAGCCCTGCATGGGATACACCTTTGAAGAGTTTGAAAGGCCGGGGGAATTTAATCCCGAAGCTGCAAGAGCCTTAAATGTTCCATGCGGCCCCCTTTGGTCAAAGCTCCAAGGCGGAAATGAAGTAGTCTCCGCTGATGGAAAAACTATCCGCCCCCAAGATGTTATGGGCCCTAAAAGAAAGGGCAGAAAATTCAGCTTTGTAACCGACACAAAATATTTACCCTCCATTGCTCAAGAAGTAAAATATTCCGACTTTTTTGTATGCGAGGGGATGTTTGAAAAAGGTATGGAAAAAGATGCTGCCGAAAAAAAACACATGACCTGTACGCAGGCGGCTCAAATCGCTAAGGATGCCGAGGTCAAAAAGATGGCCCTAATTCATTACAGTCCGAGGTACACCGATAACGAGCTTAAAGTTCTTTTGGACCATGCCAGAGAAGTTTTCCCCGAAACGATCCTTTCAAAAGACAGAATGAATATTCAATTGGAATATGAAGACTAA
- a CDS encoding L-2-amino-thiazoline-4-carboxylic acid hydrolase gives MTSEKIFEIPQMSADWIRNELNKKFQPDEAEKKYREVIETYEKFANDAPSIGGKDNPMSKNFYGALSAFAYYECMNRSMLPDEITAMCYGMMIGNKKGGQLSRFNLNNRLVQKLFHGLFGLRARKLNKHKEDGSWNNTWGMKINPLHHKEGISIHLIGCPIADFAKKNGYGELMPYFCETDKAVMEHFGGTLYREHTVADGYEDCDYWIKNKGE, from the coding sequence ATGACATCTGAAAAGATTTTTGAGATTCCGCAAATGTCTGCGGATTGGATTAGGAATGAACTGAATAAGAAATTTCAACCTGATGAGGCTGAAAAAAAGTATCGGGAGGTTATTGAAACCTACGAAAAGTTTGCAAATGATGCACCGAGCATCGGCGGCAAAGACAATCCGATGTCTAAAAACTTTTACGGAGCCCTTTCGGCCTTTGCGTATTATGAATGTATGAACCGCAGTATGCTGCCCGATGAAATTACGGCTATGTGTTACGGTATGATGATCGGCAATAAAAAAGGCGGTCAGCTTTCGCGGTTCAACCTTAACAACAGGCTGGTGCAAAAACTCTTTCACGGGCTTTTCGGTCTGAGAGCACGCAAGCTGAACAAGCACAAAGAAGACGGCTCATGGAACAATACATGGGGAATGAAAATAAACCCGCTGCATCACAAAGAAGGAATCAGCATTCACCTGATCGGATGCCCCATTGCCGATTTTGCAAAAAAGAACGGATACGGTGAATTGATGCCGTATTTTTGCGAAACGGATAAGGCGGTTATGGAACATTTCGGCGGCACTCTTTACAGAGAACACACCGTTGCCGACGGATACGAAGACTGCGACTATTGGATAAAGAACAAAGGCGAATAA
- a CDS encoding TetR/AcrR family transcriptional regulator, giving the protein MEACKRTADTKDLILKSAKKYFLEYGYQAAPLRKIVSEAGFTPGALYGYFNSKEELFYAITDPVANKLMEVLDRIRSEMDALPKKERLYGMGKVYYPNIPKIVDILIADRDAVKLIVNGAKGTKYENFLDTIAGRNALTISKTVKNIEEKNICPIKEQTIEVLMEGYIATLFRLIISDKDRETIIRCMEMIGKIYETGIIALIQKEWGNENDI; this is encoded by the coding sequence ATGGAAGCCTGCAAGCGTACGGCAGATACAAAAGATCTGATACTTAAAAGTGCAAAAAAATATTTTCTTGAATACGGCTATCAGGCGGCTCCTCTTAGGAAGATTGTATCGGAAGCAGGATTTACGCCCGGAGCATTATACGGCTATTTCAACTCAAAAGAAGAGCTTTTTTATGCAATTACCGATCCGGTAGCAAATAAGTTGATGGAGGTACTTGACCGTATCCGAAGCGAAATGGATGCTTTGCCCAAAAAAGAACGGCTTTACGGTATGGGCAAGGTCTACTACCCGAATATTCCTAAAATCGTTGATATTTTGATTGCGGATAGAGATGCCGTAAAACTCATTGTAAACGGGGCAAAGGGGACAAAGTACGAGAATTTTCTTGATACCATAGCCGGACGAAACGCTTTGACTATCAGTAAAACCGTAAAAAATATTGAAGAAAAAAACATTTGCCCTATTAAAGAACAGACGATAGAAGTTTTGATGGAAGGTTATATTGCAACACTGTTTAGGCTCATCATTTCGGACAAGGACAGGGAAACAATTATCCGGTGTATGGAAATGATAGGAAAAATATATGAAACGGGAATTATCGCACTTATACAAAAGGAATGGGGGAATGAAAATGACATCTGA
- a CDS encoding type II toxin-antitoxin system Phd/YefM family antitoxin, translated as MMQIRPVSDLRNKFSEIENIIISNKSPVFLTKNGHGSMVLMSLDMYESLTDNVENRLDEADFQAASTNVRLSHKDVFSDIRSKI; from the coding sequence ATGATGCAAATAAGACCTGTTTCAGATTTACGAAATAAATTTTCAGAAATAGAGAATATTATTATTTCAAATAAAAGTCCTGTGTTTCTTACAAAAAACGGCCACGGTTCTATGGTACTAATGAGTCTTGATATGTACGAAAGTCTTACAGATAATGTGGAAAATAGACTTGATGAGGCTGATTTTCAGGCTGCTTCCACCAATGTTAGGCTTTCCCATAAAGATGTATTTTCAGATATCCGCTCTAAAATTTGA